The following coding sequences lie in one Clarias gariepinus isolate MV-2021 ecotype Netherlands chromosome 27, CGAR_prim_01v2, whole genome shotgun sequence genomic window:
- the vrtn gene encoding vertnin — MIPRNEVVLSVLEELQEATESVGLDALIKVALEVEQVLAPFHLPTVLCSEISSWMGIDAMAHRLYPADAPAGLLPLVCKGEGNLLFDAASMLLVGSTSLSLELQVRTVVEMLLWKQYYLCGMIDSKVMLQASRFSLCAEETQDMLKLPMQVLEAIFDADVKASCFPNSFANMWHVYALASVLQCNIYSIYPMYNHKIRPYFNRLIRPRMWPKDSEPLTLHIMWSGELESGSVFKPRNFVALIPASDLKIGSPGSEQRMSSVKSLEPLNEETQLSYSTLKDKFNITKSTFYRWKRQSMEYHKKSVARYEAKHFFQSCYKEGKLIPQNQFREFFPEISRSTYYAWKHELMATGSIGSGGSTGEVSPGDSNEQDYWSSPESMKQPIQETFTSMLAQKSEKLEGDKFQNAALMQEAKKSLQNCIATNTSFPYRIFKRRFPGISRSTYYNWRREALLFTPFKDRSGSGEEGMDPDKVQNSKEKPLPVGLLTTHRVIPRVRLSRCSQKTLRLIYLQKKKLREEAKACVQNSKMPLFKFKLKFPSISSSYYWLWRNKKADKESGVSFDTDKLESVNATGEVLKQEENQETFTFDGNAEYLNNRMINGSPEFSPSYYPLSDKTNSNEQIFVMDVVALANFKAKAKLFLQQRFEEKSFPTFKEFRSYFPLTPRSTYYMWKRALHHGVPLVHG; from the coding sequence ATGATTCCGAGGAATGAGGTGGTGCTCTCCGTCCTGGAGGAGCTCCAGGAGGCCACAGAATCTGTTGGCTTGGATGCCCTGATAAAAGTGGCTCTTGAGGTGGAGCAAGTACTTGCTCCTTTTCACCTCCCAACAGTGCTGTGCTCAGAGATCTCTTCTTGGATGGGCATCGATGCTATGGCTCACAGACTTTACCCAGCAGATGCCCCGGCTGGCCTTCTTCCTCTGGTCTGCAAAGGGGAGGGTAATCTTCTGTTTGATGCTGCCAGCATGCTTCTGGTTGGTTCCACAAGCTTGAGCTTGGAGCTGCAGGTCAGGACAGTGGTGGAGATGCTCCTGTGGAAACAGTACTACCTGTGCGGCATGATAGACTCCAAGGTCATGCTGCAGGCTTCCAGGTTTTCGCTCTGTGCTGAAGAAACGCAGGATATGCTTAAGCTGCCTATGCAGGTTCTGGAGGCCATCTTTGATGCTGATGTCAAGGCTTCTTGCTTTCCGAACTCTTTTGCAAACATGTGGCATGTATATGCTCTGGCTTCCGTCCTTCAGTGCAACATCTACTCCATTTACCCTATGTATAACCACAAGATCAGGCCCTATTTCAATCGCCTGATTCGTCCCAGAATGTGGCCCAAAGACTCTGAGCCTCTGACCCTCCACATAATGTGGTCTGGTGAGCTTGAGTCTGGCTCTGTGTTCAAACCACGCAACTTTGTGGCCTTAATCCCTGCCAGTGATCTCAAAATTGGAAGTCCAGGGAGTGAGCAACGGATGTCATCGGTTAAGTCCCTGGAACCGTTAAACGAGGAAACACAACTCTCCTACTCCACCCTGAAAGACAAGTTCAACATCACGAAAAGCACCTTCTATCGCTGGAAGAGGCAAAGCATGGAGTATCATAAGAAATCTGTCGCCAGGTATGAAGCCAAACACTTTTTTCAGTCTTGCTACAAAGAAGGCAAGCTCATTCCCCAGAACCAGTTCAGGGAGTTCTTTCCAGAAATCTCCAGATCCACATATTATGCCTGGAAACATGAGCTCATGGCTACTGGAAGTATCGGTTCTGGAGGTTCCACTGGAGAGGTGAGTCCTGGAGATAGCAACGAGCAGGACTACTGGTCCTCTCCTGAGAGCATGAAGCAGCCCATCCAGGAAACCTTCACCAGCATGTTGGCACAAAAGTCTGAGAAACTGGAAGGAGATAAATTCCAGAATGCAGCCCTAATGCAAGAAGCAAAGAAAAGCCTCCAAAACTGTATTGCCACCAATACATCGTTTCCCTACCGCATTTTTAAACGAAGGTTCCCAGGAATCTCAAGATCAACTTATTACAATTGGAGGAGGGAAGCTCTGCTATTTACACCATTCAAAGATCGATCAGGAAGCGGGGAAGAAGGCATGGATCCGGATAAAGTCCAGAATTCGAAAGAGAAGCCGTTGCCAGTGGGTTTGCTGACGACTCACAGAGTAATCCCTAGGGTTCGGCTTTCGAGATGCAGTCAGAAGACTCTCCGGCTGATCTACTTGCAGAAAAAGAAACTTAGAGAGGAAGCCAAAGCATGTGTCCAGAATTCCAAGATGCCATTGTTCAAATTCAAGCTCAAGTTCCCGTCAATATCGTCGTCGTATTATTGGCTTTGGAGGAATAAGAAAGCTGATAAAGAGTCTGGTGTGAGTTTTGATACTGATAAACTGGAAAGTGTCAATGCCACTGGAGAGGTTCTGAAGCAAGAGGAGAATCAGGAAACGTTTACTTTTGATGGAAATGCCGAGTACTTGAACAACCGTATGATCAACGGCAGCCCTGAGTTCTCTCCATCATATTATCCTCTTTCTGACAAGACCAACAGCAACGAGCAAATTTTTGTGATGGATGTTGTGGCGCTGGCGAACTTTAAGGCTAAGGCCAAACTTTTTCTCCAGCAGCGTTTCGAGGAGAAATCGTTTCCTACTTTCAAAGAGTTCAGGTCCTACTTTCCTCTTACTCCACGCTCTACTTATTATATGTGGAAGAGGGCGTTGCATCATGGTGTGCCTTTAGTTCatggataa